A region of Selenomonadales bacterium 4137-cl DNA encodes the following proteins:
- a CDS encoding Lrp/AsnC family transcriptional regulator — MDNIDLRIIDILQTDGRITMKELGQRVGLTSPATIERVKKLEESGIIGGYRADIDIVKAGLPVKAFILVTIGGCAGDALINFCRNQARLLECHRLAGSASYLISVAVTDTAELEKLLDELAAFGRVETHLVLSTPFTAEKINLP; from the coding sequence ATGGACAATATCGACTTGAGGATCATAGACATCCTCCAGACCGACGGGCGTATAACCATGAAGGAACTGGGCCAGCGGGTAGGATTGACTAGCCCGGCCACCATAGAACGGGTCAAGAAACTGGAAGAAAGCGGCATCATCGGCGGCTACCGGGCCGACATCGATATCGTCAAAGCCGGCCTGCCTGTCAAGGCTTTCATTCTGGTCACAATCGGCGGCTGCGCTGGAGATGCTTTGATAAACTTTTGCCGGAATCAGGCTCGGCTACTCGAGTGCCACCGCCTTGCCGGCAGCGCCTCCTATCTGATCTCCGTGGCCGTGACCGACACTGCCGAACTAGAGAAATTGCTTGATGAACTGGCGGCCTTTGGGCGCGTCGAAACCCACCTTGTGTTGTCCACGCCCTTCACCGCGGAAAAAATCAATCTTCCCTGA
- a CDS encoding glutamine synthetase, which produces MSKDLLYYIPAGKYTNGQLVNLLKEHPEIKFVSLVGIDLAGNDTDEKIPINLFLKDIEKFFLGGAVETDGSSVVLTGVATLNNAKVDMLVDPNVNWFIDYNWDSVDEETGKPIGSLRIPAFLVHNGLRVDSRSVLAQSLEYVKGEIIGLLKKAGKVSGLEHLDPAEIDDIVFTVGTELEFWVKTPDEAAEIEELSATQVMQENYWARARGQARTALEEAILMLGKYGLEPEMGHKEVGGLKARIGESGSLAHVVEQMEIDWRFTNAMQAADNELQARILVKEAFRKNGLEVTFKAKPIIGVAGSGEHTHVGMAARLKSGKLVNLFAPGDMKGDFLSAVGYGAIMGLLKNYEVINPFVSATNDSLNRLKPGFEAPVCIVTSLGHSPAIPSRNRTILAGLVRDVNNPLATRFEVRAPNPFTNTYIAVAAFYLGMLDGIKAAVSAGKTTKELESELSKEPSAEGFYLEKGRAYRSEHDVFEDYTAEERDRLFSKPPATVWENMLGMEKYPQKVAVLTSGNAFRKELIDAFVAGALLRWRTELVNRIIGENCELIKECKPLHDAKDEVDEKAWQKVSALRNYLAKDTTAAKSLFSRIREAVANADYAVASNMQIEMAAKMDELKAMYCQYKRNII; this is translated from the coding sequence ATGTCGAAAGATTTGCTTTACTACATCCCGGCAGGCAAATACACCAACGGACAGTTGGTCAATCTGCTGAAAGAGCATCCCGAAATCAAGTTTGTATCATTGGTCGGCATCGATCTCGCCGGCAACGATACCGACGAAAAAATCCCTATCAATCTGTTCTTGAAAGATATCGAGAAATTCTTCCTGGGTGGAGCGGTAGAAACTGACGGATCGTCAGTCGTTCTCACCGGCGTGGCGACCCTTAACAACGCTAAGGTTGACATGCTGGTAGACCCCAACGTCAACTGGTTTATCGATTATAACTGGGACAGCGTTGACGAAGAGACCGGCAAGCCGATCGGTTCCCTGCGCATTCCCGCTTTTCTCGTTCACAATGGCCTGAGGGTCGACTCCCGCTCTGTTTTGGCGCAGAGCCTCGAGTATGTCAAAGGGGAAATCATCGGTTTGCTGAAAAAAGCCGGTAAAGTATCCGGTTTGGAGCATCTTGACCCTGCTGAAATCGACGATATAGTATTTACGGTCGGCACAGAACTCGAATTCTGGGTAAAGACGCCGGATGAGGCCGCCGAAATCGAAGAACTTTCCGCCACCCAGGTCATGCAGGAGAATTATTGGGCTCGGGCGCGCGGCCAGGCCCGCACCGCCCTCGAAGAAGCCATCCTCATGCTGGGTAAATACGGCCTCGAGCCCGAGATGGGCCACAAAGAGGTCGGTGGTCTCAAGGCTCGTATCGGCGAATCCGGCAGCCTTGCCCACGTCGTTGAGCAGATGGAAATCGACTGGCGCTTCACCAACGCCATGCAGGCCGCCGACAACGAACTCCAGGCCCGCATCCTTGTAAAAGAAGCATTCCGCAAAAACGGCCTTGAAGTAACCTTTAAGGCGAAACCCATCATCGGCGTCGCCGGCAGCGGCGAGCACACTCATGTGGGGATGGCCGCCCGCTTGAAGTCGGGTAAATTGGTAAACCTCTTCGCTCCTGGCGATATGAAAGGCGACTTTCTGAGCGCCGTCGGTTACGGCGCCATCATGGGGCTGCTCAAGAACTACGAAGTAATAAATCCTTTCGTTTCCGCCACCAATGACTCCCTCAACCGCCTTAAGCCCGGCTTTGAGGCCCCGGTTTGCATCGTTACTTCCCTCGGCCACAGCCCGGCCATTCCGTCCCGCAACCGCACCATCCTGGCCGGCCTTGTCCGCGATGTCAACAACCCGCTGGCCACCCGTTTCGAAGTCCGCGCCCCGAATCCCTTCACCAACACGTATATTGCCGTCGCCGCCTTTTACCTTGGCATGCTCGACGGTATCAAAGCCGCCGTCAGCGCCGGCAAAACCACCAAAGAACTTGAGTCCGAGCTTTCCAAAGAACCGTCGGCTGAAGGCTTCTACCTGGAAAAAGGTCGCGCCTATCGCAGCGAACACGACGTTTTCGAAGACTACACCGCCGAGGAACGGGACCGTCTCTTCAGCAAGCCGCCTGCGACCGTTTGGGAGAACATGCTGGGCATGGAAAAGTACCCGCAGAAGGTTGCAGTTCTCACCTCCGGCAACGCCTTCCGCAAGGAACTTATCGACGCTTTCGTGGCCGGGGCGCTTCTGCGCTGGCGGACAGAACTAGTTAATCGCATTATTGGCGAGAATTGCGAGTTAATTAAAGAGTGCAAGCCCCTGCATGACGCCAAAGATGAGGTTGACGAAAAAGCCTGGCAGAAAGTAAGCGCTCTTCGCAACTATCTAGCCAAAGACACAACCGCTGCCAAGAGCCTGTTCAGCCGGATCAGGGAAGCGGTGGCGAACGCAGACTATGCCGTCGCCTCGAATATGCAGATAGAGATGGCCGCAAAAATGGATGAACTTAAAGCAATGTATTGCCAGTATAAACGCAACATAATCTAA